The segment CACGCTTCTGAACGTTAGGATGCAGTAAAGATCGTTTAAGGAATCTCTAAGacgatctttgggaattttttgacGAAGAGGTATTGGGTATCGGGATTCCAAATTTGGCACGCTTATAAAGTAGCATTTGGAGGGTGTACTTGAATTTTTAAGACGTGCTATGATCCTTTTCTTCAGAGTTATGTTACACGCTTCTGAACGTTAGGATATAGTAAAGATCGTTTAAGGAATCTCTAAGacgatctttgggaattttttgagAAAGAGTAATTGGGTATCGGGATTCCAAATTTGGCACGCTTATAAAGTAGCATTTGGAGGGTGTACTTGAATTTTTAAGACGTGCTATGATCCTTTTCTTCAGAGTTATGTTACACGCTTCTGAACGTTAGGATGCAGTAAAGATCGTTTAAGGAATCTCTAAGacgatctttgggaattttttgacGAAGAGGTATTGGGTATCGGGATTCCAAATTTGGCACGCTCATAAAGTAGCATTTGGTGGGTGTACTTGAATTTTTATGACGTGCTATGATCCTTTTTTTCAGAGTTATGTTACACGCTTCTGAACGTTGGGATGCAGTAAAGATCGTTTAAGGATTCTCTAAGacgatctttgggaattttttgacGAAGAGGTATTGGGTATCGGGATTCCAAATTTGGCACGCTTATAAAGTAGCATTTGGAGGGTGTACTTGAATTTTGATGACGTGCTATGATCCATTTCTTCAGAGTTATGTTACACGCTTCTGAACGTTAGGATATAGTAAAGATCGTTTAAGGATTCTCTAAGAcaatctttgggaattttttgagAAAGAGTAATTGGGTATCGGGATTCCATATTTGGCACGCTTATAAAGTAGCATTTGGAGGGCGTACTTGAATTTTTATGACGTGTTATGATCCATTTCTTCAGAGTTATGTTACACGCTTCTGAACGTTAGGATGCAGGAAGGATCGTTTAAGGAATCTCTAAGacgatctttgggaattttttgagAAAGAGTAATTGGGTATCGGAATTCCAAATTTGGTATGCTTATAAAGTAGCATTTGGAGGGTGTACTTGAATTTTGATGACGTGCTATGATCCTTTTCTTCAGAGTTATGTTACACGCTTCTGAACGTTAGGATATAGTAAAGATCGTTTAAGGAATCTCTAAGacgatctttgggaattttttgagAAAGAGTAATTGGGTATCGGGATTCCAAATTTGGCACGCTTATAAAGTAGCATTTGGAGGGTGTACTTGAATTTTTAAGACGTGCTATGATCCTTTTCTTCAGAGTTATGTTACACGCTTCTGAACGTTAGGATGCAGTAAAGATCGTTTAAGGAATCTCTAAGacgatctttgggaattttttgacGAAGAGGTATTGGGTATCGGGATTCCAAATTTGGCACGCTCATAAAGTAGCATTTGGTGGGTGTACTTGAATTTTTATGACGTGCTATGATCCTTTTTTTCAGAGTTATGTTACACGCTTCTGAACGTTGGGATGCAGTAAAGATCGTTTAAGGATTCTCTAAGacgatctttgggaattttttgacGAAGAGGTATTGGGTATCGGGATTCCAAATTTGGCACGCTTATAAAGTAGCATTTGGAGGGTGTACTTGAATTTTGATGACGTGCTATGATCCATTTCTTCAGAGTTATGTTACACGCTTCTGAACGTTAGGATATAGTAAAGATCGTTTAAGGATTCTCTAAGAcaatctttgggaattttttgagAAAGAGTAATTGGGTATCGGGATTCCATATTTGGCACGCTTATAAAGTAGCATTTGGAGGGCGTACTTGAATTTTTATGACGTGTTATGATCCATTTCTTCAGAGTTATGTTACACGCTTCTGAACGTTAGGATGCAGGAAGGATCGTTTAAGGAATCTCTAAGacgatctttgggaattttttgagAAAGAGTAATTGGGTATCGGAATTCCAAATTTGGTACGCTTATAAAGTAGCATTTGGAGGGTGTACTTGAATTTTGATGACGTGCTATGATCCTTTTCTTCAGAGTTATGTTACACGCTTCTGAACGTTAGGATATAGTAAAGATCGTTTAAGGATTCTCTAAGacgatctttgggaattttttgagAAAGAGTAATTGGGTATCGGAATTCCAAATTTGGCACGCTTATAAAGTAGCATTTGGTGGGTGTACTTGAATTTTTATGACGTGCTCTGATCATTTTCTTGAGAGTTACATTAACTGTTTCTGGTCGTTAGACTGCACTAAGGATCGTTTGAGAGGTCTGTAGATTGTAAGATAATCTTTCAGAATTTCAAACTCGTCCCGCCTATTGCATAACATTCAAAGACTGCACTCGAATTTTCTGTGTGAATAACAACACTTTTCGTAAAAATTACAACAATAACAAGAGCGTATGAAAAGATAGTTTACAACTGTCTGTTGTAGTCATCATCATTGTTTCTTAATTTACATAAACGTGGCAATCATCCACGAACCACAATGAATACAAAATACTGTGAAACAGAAACCCGGAGTACGAACTAAGCTAGAACCTCGTGGGAACAAGAAAGAAATGAAGTGGTAGCTAGAACAGCTTAATGCTACCCGTAGCCGAAGAAGGGTACGAAAGCGAAGTACATTTTTAGAGTCTAACAGGACCCTGATGGTCGCTTCTACGTCTCTTTTTTCCATAGGCTGTAAATTTTCCCGGTTTTATGTACTGGCTGGCAGAGTTCTTGCTACCGTCTATAACAGCCGTGTAATGGCAGGTCTCCGTGGAGATTACTCTGTGTAAATTTGTCGGAATTGCCGTGATGTTCGACAGGAGGATCGCGGAGTACGTACCCTTGTCCGCGAGAGAGGCGCTCGAGGCATCTGCTGTGTGGCAGTGTTTCAGAGAGCTGGTCGGCGAGGTAATGAGAAAAACCAaacccgagcccgagcccgatcGGACGAAGAAACTGTTGGGAGAGTCTGGCGAGAAACGACGCGACCGAGGAGGGCGTGGAAAAGACGATTCACGTGGATCCGGATCCCGGATCGAGGGATCCCGTCCCCCGAGTATTCGGTGAACGGATCCGCTTGTCCTTCGACGGTTCCTTCGGTTCCTGGTTCGAAGACACCGTCCACACGGCTCGCTCGTCCCCTCCGCCATGTATATAAGTTAAAACCAGATCGGAGGCAAGGTGCACAAACAGAACAGTCCTTCGGCGAGCAAGGAGGTTCTCGGGTCACACGTATCACAAGACACAAGATGCAGGCACTGGTGAGTACCTCCACTCTGTCCCTTTACACGAGACCGGCGACATTTCGGAGACACGCTGGTTCAACTTTCTATTCAATTTCAAAAACTCATTTAACACATTTACCTTTACACATCTCACGGCAGACGTGGCTCTGGACCCCTTAAAATTCTCTTTTACGTACTTTTCACCCTAGTTCTTTGAATAGATAAAAGTGTAAGCTGGCTGTTAGaatttcagaatgaaaattttgaTGGAACGTTTCTAATCCTGGGTCAAAGCGGACCCTGGTATTTCAGGGTTAATATTTGTTTTGCACGATTCGGTACGCAGTGCTCGATTTCAAAACGGAAGCTTGTTGGAGTCTTCAAATATCGATACATTTCAAGTAATCGTCAAGATAAATAGGGTGATCGCAATATAgttaacaccagaactaccgagcaataaatgcgactgacgtgcattgctttgtaacagtgacaagactgtgcccattcggacttcatacaacttttattgtagtatgtgcttgaatgaagaggttcattaaaaaatttccgatgaaaacatttttacaatttcagtaattgtaaaagaaaaaattaggagccagtcattttgactggtccggtagttctagtgttaaggattaatgtatttttgaacatttttaaatgtttgCTTGAATTTGCTAGTCGCGACCAAAACGTGAGACGCACTTGTTTTAAGCCAGCATTATTTAATTGTTAAAGGAAAGCGTCCCGTTTCGAGTCATCGCgtttgaatttttttagaagaagcagtattttcaattaaaattggcAAGCTCGATATTCGTACGCAGCTCGTTAGAATTTCTTCTAATCGTAATTTGATGATCAATCATTCCAATACGATCAGTCATTCGGCACGTTCTGGCTATCAAGAAAAGCTTTCTTTCAAGTGTACTCAGACTGACAAACGCTGAATGTTTCTTGCTCGTAAAGTATCTTCAGATTGAATTTTGCGATGTTCCTTGGTGAAAGTACGATCACCAAGTGCACAATTTATAGACCATAAATGTACACCACCATCAATCCTCGCAGTAACGCCTCGCGCTGATGATGGTGTCAACCGTGCATCGAAGTCACCGGGTGTGGCATGCGTCAATTAGTCTCGCGGTTCTTTTCTACAGAAGAATTCGATTTTTGTCGTACTAAAGCGGTTACGCGAGTCTAATAATTAATCTTAATTTCCCTTGgaagcgaaataaaattctgttttgttGTCGTTGGTGTACACCCGCTGAAGAACATACAGGCGTACAATCAATTTTCTTCTTGCTCTAAGAAATGATCAACTGCGAAGAAGTTCTGCCACtgcaattgtaaaataaatcgtactgCAAGGGATCAATAATGCATGTGCAGTAAATGcacaaagaattttttaagaatactTTACGCGCACGCTGCCATAGCGGATACACgtacacagttttttttttagaacgaTTTCGTGATCGCGTTGCAGTCCACCGTACCACCTACGAAATTCGGCAGCGAATCAATATGTATCGAGTATGTTAGCCGAGTTCCGTGCGACGGGAAAAACCGGTGCGCGCCATGTCGAAAAAATCACGGCCACGATAATAGGATTCGAATAGAGGTGCCGATTCGATTCGCCGGCTCGTTGAAATTCAAATGAACGTAGCCCGGTCGCGGTTAGGGGAACGGGGCCGAAATCAATGCCGAGAAACAAAATCTGGGAACGGCCTTTTCGTCTTCTGCCGAGGCTGCTCTCGCCTCTCTGTGTTTTCCGCTCGCCACGTCGTCGGCAGCTACTCGTTCGTCTCTTATTGGATCGTAAAGAGGAGCCTGGATCTCCGGGGCTCATGCAAGTATAAAACCTTTACCCCCCGCTCGCCTGGCGAGAAAGAGAATACACGCCGCTATCGACAGCCACGGAGTAAAATTCGAACGATTCCGTCGGCTATGTGGCCTTGTCGAGGGCCATGAAGAACCTCGAGGGGATTCCAAAGTCACGAGCGTGCTTTCCCGTCGTTCCGTCGATGATCGTTCTGGGAACCGAGTGTCCCGCGACGATTCTATTCGATCCAGGGAATCGCTCCCTTCGCGCACGGAAACTCCGATCGAGCCGAAAACACCGATTTCTAACCCTTAAGGGAATATTCCGGTCCTCGAGGCCGCTTTTGCACGAACCTTTAGGTATACTCTATCGAACCTTTTCCGTTCGAATTTTACGCTCATATGCATTGGTATATGAAGTACTCGTGTGATTTTGTTTCAAGTAGAAATAATCAAATTTACACGAGTTAGACATTTTTCTATAGAGTATGTTTCGAAAACTATGGATCGAACGATTCCAGTCTTTCTACCGatcgaacaaaaagaaaaaaaaacagtgacGTTGTTTATCAATTAGAATGTAGATACGGTCAGAAGCAGaagaaatgaaagattatttttacaaaatcgaggtatttttttaatcttctacgttcgacacactACGAAGAATGTAGCATCCCTATCACTATTTTCCCCCACCAGTCGACTGTGTTCTTCCTTTGTATTTCCGCAATCTGTTAACCGAATAGGTTAACAGAACGTTGAACAGAATAGCAATTTTGCGACTTCGCCCACGACAGTGAAGGACCGCCATCGTTCTATTTGCAGATTCCATTGATCGCAGGCTTGGGCCTGGTCTCGGGCGCGCAGTTCAATCTGCTACCGTACGCGTACCTGGCTAGCCCGCTTCCGGTGTACCATCAGTACCAGAACACGAGGACAGGTGAGCACGCTTACAGTTACGCCGGCGGCCCCTCGGCGAAGGAGGAGATCAAAGACGCCGACGGGGTTGTTCGAGGGTCTTACAGCTATGTGGACGCGAACGGTAACCTGCAGTCGGTGTTCTACGTGGCGGACGACTACGGCTTCCGCGTGGCCTCGACGGATTTGCCCACGGACGACAACCTGGCTGTAGAGTCGGTGAACCATATACTCCTCGCTCGGAACGTGAAACCCGAGGAACAACCGAAGCCGGAGGAACCGGCCGCAGCGAAATCTAGCCGCAGGAAGCGAAGCTTGGACATCGGCGAGAACCAGAGCGAGAAGAAGGTAGGGGACGTGGCCAGCGTGAAAACGATCCTGGCGCCGGAGGCTGTTCTGGCCCACGATCTGCCTCTCTCGACGTCCTATCAGAGCCAGGTGCAGATCCACAAAGATGTCAGCGTGGAACCAAATTCACCGGAACCTCTGCGCAAGCTGGACCCGTATGCCGTTTTCCAGACGCTGATCCCGGCGAGCGAGATTCGTCTGACACCCATCCGTCAGAGTCAAGATCAAATCCAGAACAACGCCAACGCGAAGCAGTCGGGTGTCGAGGACGCCGGCAAGGACAAGCTAATCGATGTTCTACGTCTGCCGCAGCTCGTCTCTGTCTCGACCCGATACCAGATCGTGCCCGAGCTGACCTCTATACCCTCCTATCACGGGAACCGCATCGAGCTTCACAAACTGCTCGGCATCGAGGGAGCCAAGCTGAAGGACGCGGTGAAAATAAACCCTGAGCCGCTCGTGTTCGTTCAATCGCCCGCCTTGGTCGCCAAGCAGGCTGTGCCTCTTCTGAACCAGCTGATACCACAGGTGATCGCCGAAGAAGCACTCGTCCCGGCCACAGCTTCCGTCACAACCTCTATCTCCAGTCACGGCATCAGCCAGATCCATCCGTCGGCTAAGGTCGTCCAGCCTCTAGCTGTGCCCAGTCTGTCCCTAGTGGAGAACACCGTCCCGGTGGTCCCAGTCGCCAAGGAAGCTGTCCCAGCTGCCGAACTAGCCTCAGCTACCATCACCAGCCACGGAGTCAGCCAGATCCACGGAGACGGCAAGATCAACTTGAATCTGCCTGTCTACCTTCGTTAAGACCTCGTCGAGCTGCAGCTCGAATCGGAAGACACAATATGGCGTGCTTTTTGGGAAACGAGAACGATACACGAGACGGGTGCAAAGATCAGACCTCTGCGACCTCTCGCCGAACAGGCTGGGAAAGGGAACACCGTTTTCCGAGGGACTTCTCCGTTCAGGAAACGTTGATTCCTTTTCAAGGGGTTACTCTCTTCGGGATTGGTCGCCTGCATTTGCGAACCGGCGACGAGAGTGTCCACGGATGATTGCTCGAGATTCGTCCGCTGATAGCTTGTCCTCCTTTCGACAACGTCATTTCTTTCTTCATCGCCCCCTTCATTTTCAGCATCCGGAATCGCTTGATATTGTCTTAAATTATTTGTTCATGATCCACTTGAAAATAAAATGACTTGTGTGTGTGAAGACTGTGTCGATCCTTTGATCCTTGACCCGGGTACTAGAGGGGGACTTAACTTGTTTCTCGTCCGCCATCGTTTTCTAACGACCCGACATTTTCTTTTACTTCATTGTGTCGGTAATATCGGTACAGACTAcaacgaatttttaaataagaGCCTAACTACATTGGATTTTTAGCGATTTTGTTATATTGTTCATTGCATGGTTGAAAAGTGAATTTTTCGTGCCGCTGTTTTAATCAGTTATCTCGTATATTTGTGATGATCGCAACAAACTATTTATAGTATTCATTCTGTTAGTCTTTTGAAAAGTTTTCAATACCAACGGCAGTGTCAACCATAAACTGGCAGATTATCACGCGAAAGACGgtctaacattttcttttacACTCGTTAAACCGAAGATAATTCAACTTGTTTCAGACATAGTATAGTCGTTGAGAAACCTGTTA is part of the Halictus rubicundus isolate RS-2024b chromosome 10, iyHalRubi1_principal, whole genome shotgun sequence genome and harbors:
- the LOC143358463 gene encoding uncharacterized protein LOC143358463 gives rise to the protein MQALIPLIAGLGLVSGAQFNLLPYAYLASPLPVYHQYQNTRTGEHAYSYAGGPSAKEEIKDADGVVRGSYSYVDANGNLQSVFYVADDYGFRVASTDLPTDDNLAVESVNHILLARNVKPEEQPKPEEPAAAKSSRRKRSLDIGENQSEKKVGDVASVKTILAPEAVLAHDLPLSTSYQSQVQIHKDVSVEPNSPEPLRKLDPYAVFQTLIPASEIRLTPIRQSQDQIQNNANAKQSGVEDAGKDKLIDVLRLPQLVSVSTRYQIVPELTSIPSYHGNRIELHKLLGIEGAKLKDAVKINPEPLVFVQSPALVAKQAVPLLNQLIPQVIAEEALVPATASVTTSISSHGISQIHPSAKVVQPLAVPSLSLVENTVPVVPVAKEAVPAAELASATITSHGVSQIHGDGKINLNLPVYLR